A stretch of DNA from Acinetobacter sp. C26M:
TTTAATGTGCTGCGTCAGATTTCGTTATTTGCTTGGTTACCGCTGATCACGACATTTTTGGATTATGGCAATAGCGCAAAAATCTTATTTATCGTGCTTTCTGTGTTTTATCCCGTGGCCTTACATACTATCGATGGGGTAAGACAAATTCCATTGCATCAATACGAAGTTGCCAAAGTCTACCAATTCAATGCTTGGCAAACACTGAGCAAACTGATTTTACCTGCTGCTGCAACGCAAATCTTTTTAGGCTTACAACTGGGGGTGATCTTCGCTTGGGTGGCGACCATCGGGGCCGAATTCCTATTGGCAAACTATGGTGTTGGACTAGGCAATATCGTGATTCGTGGGCGGGCTGCTTTAGATGTTGGTCTAATTGTATTTGGTTTAATTGTGATTGGTTTTATCGGTGTAGCGTGGAATAGCTTAGCCAATTTAGCTGAGCGTCGTATTTTGGTTTGGCGACGTTAGGAGAATAATAAAATGAAACAACAGAATTTTCGGCAGTTTTTCAAACGTCGTTTTAAATCGCTTGGGCAGCTTTGTGTATTAAGTTTAATAGTACTCAGTCTTATTGCATGTGGTAAACAATCTGACACTCCAGCCAATCAGGTACATGAGCTTCGCTATCAATCCTTAACCAGTGTGGTGTCATTGCCTGAGCTGGCTGAAGACTTGGGTTATTTAGGTGACTTAAAGTTGAAATATGTGGGGAGTGTGCAAGGTGGGCCGCAGGACTTACAAGCATTAACCACGGGCGATGTAGATGTGGCAACTGCTTTTGATGGTGCAATCATTAAGCTTGCTGCGGCAGGGATTAAGATCAAAGCAGTGGTTGCCTCCTATGGCAGTGATGACAAAAGCTGGGTGGGCTATTACGTCCCGAATAATAGTCAGATTCATTCAGCGCGTGATTTGATCGGCAAAAAAGTGGCAGTAAACACTTTGGGTGCCCATTACGAATTTGTTTTAAAAGACTATTTAGCTCGCCAAGGTTTAAGTAATGATGAAATCAATCAGGTTGAGTTTGTTGTTTTACCGCCAACCAATACCGAACAGGCCTTACGTGCTGGACAGGTGGATGCTGCTGCACTGGTTTCTATTTTTCAGGATAAAGCCTTAGAGCGAGGTGGCCTAAGAAAACTGGTCTCAGATACGGATCTATATGGCAGTTTTACCGCAGGCAGTTATGTCTTTACCGAGAAGTTTATTCAACAACATCCAGAGGTGGTCAAGCAATTTGTCACAGGTGTGGCCAAAGCCGTGGAATGGACCAAGCAAACACCACGTGAACAAGTGTTGGCGCGCTTTAAAAGCATTATTGAAAAAAGAAAACGTAATGAGAGCGATGTATTGATGCAGTACTGGCGCAGTTATGGTGTGGTGAGTCAAGGTGGTTTGCTCAATGCAGCACAATATCAACGTTGGATCGATTTATTTGTGAAAAGAGGCGAATTTAAACCGAATCAGGTTAAGGCGGATGCTTTATTCACTAACCAGTTTAATCCCTATGCACGTGAAAACAAAAATGTAGCTGACGATCAGCGCAATAAGGAGCATACGCAATGAGCACAAAATTAAAAATTGAAAATGTTTATAAATCTTTTGCCGCCAAAAAAGTCAAAGGCGCAAAAGTCCAAGCAGAAGATTTTGTAGCGGTTGAAAATCTGTCTTTAGATGTTAAGGCAGGTGAGTTTGTCGCCATTGTTGGTCCGAGTGGTTGTGGTAAATCGACATTATTGGATTTATTGGCTGGTTTGACGACTCCGACCGCGGGGCAAATTCTGATTGATGGGCAAGCGATTAAAAAACCGGGGTTGGACCGTGGCATTGTCTTTCAGCAATATGCACTGTTTCCATGGTTGACCGCACTACAAAATATTGAGTTTGGCTTGGATGCCAAGGGTGTCAGCAAAGAACAGCGTTATCAAACTGCAAAGTATTTTTTAAATCTAGTCGGGCTGGCTGAATTTGAACATCATTATCCAAATGAGCTTTCAGGAGGAATGAAGCAACGTGTTGCAATTGCACGGAGTCTGGCCTATGACCCAGACATTCTATTGATGGATGAACCTTTTGCCGCACTCGATGCGCAGACCCGTGAAACCTTACAGGCGGAATTGGTCAAAATCTGGCAACAGACTCAGAAGACCATCATTTTTATCACCCATAGTATTGATGAAGCCATTTATTTGGGGCAGCGCATTGCCATCATGACCTCACGTCCGGGGCGAATCAAACAGGTGATTGAAGTTCCTGCTGAGCTACGAAGCGATCAGGAGGATGTACGTTCCAGACCAGAATTCAGCCAACTGCGTCATCAGATTTGGAGCTTGTTACGTGAAGAAGTATTGAAGGCCCAAGAGCAGGAAAAACAGAAGCAGTTGGTTGCTTAAGTACAATGTATTTTAAATATTAACAAGAAGTAGAGGTGATTATGTCGAGTACAAAAGAGACATTAACGTTTCCAAAAACAATTCAGTCCAGTTCAATTTATTCCTCGCCAAAGATGAGTTCCTTTAGGTCCGATCTCAACCTAAGCTGGCTTTCCACAAGTTTTAAACGATCAGCTGCGATTTTACTATTTTTAGCCATCTGGGAAATCGTACCGCGGATTGGTTTGGTCGATTCCGCTTTCTTGCCAGCATTTTCTACCGTGTTGCTCAGTGGTTGGGGCTTGATTCAAAATGGACAACTCTTGACGCATTTGCAAGCCAGTTTAATCCGTTCTCTCAGTGGTTTTATTTTTGCGATCATTGTCGCGATTCCTTTGGGGCTGGCAATTGGTTGGTACACACGCTTTTCCGAATTTCTGAGTCCTTTATTGGAAGTGTTCCGCAACACGGCTGCATTAGCTTTATTACCCGTGTTTATTCTTTTTCTTGGGATTGGTGAAAGTTCGAAAATTGCATTGGTCACTTATGCCTGCACTTGGCCCATCTTGCTGAATACCATCAGCGGTGTTCGTAATGTTGATCCATTGTTGATCAAGTCAGCACGAACCATGGGACTGAGTTCCATTCAGTTGTTCCGTAAAGTGATTTTACCTGCTGCGATTCCAACGATTTTTGTAGGTGTACGTTTGGCAGGTTCATTCTCAGTGTTGATGTTAATTGCCGCAGAAATGGTTGGGGCAAAGGCCGGTTTAGGCTATCTGATTAACTATGCACAATATAACTTCCAGATTCCTGAAATGTTCTTTGGCATCATCAGTATTACCAGCATTGGCTTGCTGTTTAACTACAGTCTGCTTGCGATCGAAAAGCGCTTGACCGCTTGGAAAATTGAACGTTAGTCAGGAGAAGATGATGCATCAGCCAGACTGGAAAAAATATTTAGGCAGAATAAGTTCGGTGATTGCGATGTCTGTGCTCCTGTGGGGATGTAGCAAACCAGAGCCGAAAGTGGCACGAAGTGATGGTCTTGAATCTTTAGAATTTAAATATCTCGGTTCGCCAGGCATCGTTACTCCCTTAGAGCTGGCTGAAGATTTGGGTTATCTTGCACCAATTAAATTAAGCTATCAGGGTGTTTCTACAGGCGGGCCGCAAGGTATTCAATCTGCATTATCGGGAGATAGTGATATTAGCAGTCCAAGTTTTTCAGGTTCGGCGGTCAAAATGGTGGCCAGTGGCGTACCGGGAACCGTGGTGATCGCCGCATATGGCACCTTTGATGATCCCTTTGCTGGGTATTATGTCCTTGAACATAGTCCGATCCATTCTGCTAAAGATTTAATTGGCAAAAAGATCGGCACCAATATTCTGAGCGCACAAGTGGAATACATGCTCAAAAGTTATTTAAAGAAAGGTGGCTTAAGCCCTGAACAAATTAGTCAGGTGACGCTTGTGGTGTTGCCACCGGGTTCTACTGAGCAAGCCTTGCGAAGTGGTCATGTTGATTTGGCACCATTGGCAGGCCCAGCGATAGAACGGGGTGGTGTACGCCGTCTTTATCGGGACTATGATTTGGTGGGGGATCTCACCACGGGCAGCTATGTCATGGCGAATCGTTATATTGCTGAGCACCCCAATACCACCCGTAAAGTAGTCACAGGCATTGCTCAAGCGATTGAATGGTCTAGACAACAGTCTAGAGATCAGGTGATTGCACGTTTCGAGCAGATTTTGCAAAAGCGTAAACGCCCTGAAAATGGTGCGATGTTAAAATATTGGACACAGTGGGGGATTCCAAGCAGTGCAGGTAAATTTGAAGATGATGATTTTAAAATATGGGTTGATAACCTAATTGAAGAAGGTCAGTTAAAACAGGATCAGATTGATTATAAAAAGATATATAGCAATCAATATAATGAATATAGTCAAAAATAAATTTGATTTTGAGTTTAATTAATAATGGTTTGTTTCTATTTTAATAAATAGAAATAACAAAGGTGAATTATTGATTTCTATTTAAACCAATAGTCATGCAAGATAACTTCTCTTTTCGAACAATAGGGAAGTAAATGCATGTCATTCATTACTTATCCACAAAACCATACCTTAACGCGGACTGAGCGTGCGACAGCCATGGTTTTTGAAGATCAAAAATCAAGAGATTTGCTAGATCGTATTGAACAGATTGCACCGAGCGAGGCCAGTGTTCTGATTATTGGTAATACAGGAACAGGTAAGGAGTTGGTTGCAAGGCAAGTACATATTATGAGCCAGCGTAGTCGAGGTCCTTTTGTGGCAGTGAATTGTGGTGCATTTACCGAGTCATTGGCGGAAAGTGAACTTTTCGGACATGAAAAAGGCGCATTTACAGGGGCAATCAATAGTAAGGCTGGTTGGTTCGAAGCCGCCAATCACGGTACCTTGTTCTTGGATGAGGTGGGAGATTTATCTCCAGCAATGCAGGTTAAATTATTAAGAGTGTTGCAAGAGCGTGAGATTGTTCGGGTGGGCTCACTTAAGCCGATTAAACTCAATGTTCGTGTGATCGCAGCAACTAATGTGCATCTGGATGAAGCAGTACAGGCCGGAAAATTTAGAGAAGATTTGTTCTATCGTTTGAATGTGGCCTTATTGAAGGTATCACCTTTGGCAGAACGTCCAGGCGATATTCTACCTTTAGCAAACTTCTTTATTGCACAGTATTGTAAACGTTTGGGTTATCCAGTTGCGAGTCTGAGTCCAAGTGCAATACAGAAATTGTTGAGTTATAACTATCCAGGCAATATTCGTGAACTCGAAAATGCCATTCATCATGCCTTATTAGTCTGCAAGAATCATCAGATTCAACCCACCGATTTTTGCTTTGCATCCTTATCCAGTAGTTTGAATTTAAGACAAATTTCGGACTTGGAAAAAAGCACCCAGACCATTCCACGGACAGATCTACTGCCCAAGCAAATGCTGCAACATGCGTTGTTGAATCTGTTTGAATCCTCACATGCATTGAAAAATGAAAATCTGGATCGGTTGATTGAAGAGGCGACCATTCGTATTGCTTATGAATATTGCCATCGCAATCAGGTGCAAACGGCAAAGTTATTGGGGATTAGCCGTAACATTGTGCGTGCAAGATTAGTCAAATATGGATTGGTGGGAAACGATAAAGTGGTGAATATTATGTTAGAGGAATTATTAAATTAATCAGAGTCGATAATCAGGTGGCAGAGGTTCACCTTTTTATTGCTTTAAAATTACTTTGCGGAAAAAATAATAATAAATGAAGTAAAATAAATATAACTTTTTAATCAAAAAATATTAAAAAATAATAGTTCTAAATATTAGTGCTTTGCCTAATATAACAATCACAATTTATTGAAATCGTTATAAAGTGGTGAAAAATGAGTATTCCTCAAATTAATGTGCGTAATCAGTTTCGTGGTGTGGTAAAAGAAATTATTGAAGGAAGTGTTGTTTCTGAGGTGGATGTGGAAACGCCGGCTGGGGTATTTACTTCCGTGATTACAACACGTTCAGTTAAAAATCTAAACTTAGAATTAGGTAGTGAAGTGATCGTCTTAATTAAGTCGACAGAAGTTGCATTGGCAAAGCTGTAGTAAATGATGGATAAATATAATAAATCCATTTTTATTATATTTTTAATTCCTATATTGTAGGGGGTTTAAAATGACATCATTTAATGTCGGATCAGTGCAAATTAATCATCTTAATAAATCTTATGGTCAGTATCAAGATCATGCACTTAAGGTTTTAGATGATGTTTCACTCAATATTCAAGCAGGAGAATTCGTCAGTATTGTGGGTAGTAGTGGTTGTGGGAAATCAACTTTACTCCGTTTGCTGGTTGGTTTGGATGATCAATTCGAAGGAAAAATTCTGGTTGATGGTCAGCCGATTGATGGCACCAGTTTGAAGCGAGGAATTGTGTTCCAAGATCACCGCTTATTTCCGTGGCTGAATGTGCAGGATAATATTCGGGTTGCGTTATTAAACAGTCAACTCACAAGAACGGAGCAGGATCAACTTATTGATGAACATATTGAGCTAGTTGGGTTGAACAAGTTTAAAGATGCTTATCCAGCACAGCTTTCAGGTGGGATGAGCCAACGTGTTGCCATTGCCAGAAGTCTGATTAATCGACCCAAAATATTGTTACTAGATGAACCTTTTGGCGCATTGGATGCCCTGACTCGAGCCAATCTGCAAAAGGAGTTACAACGAATTTGGCAGACTGAAAAAATTACCATGATTATCGTGACGCATGATGTGGAGGAGGCTGTATTCCTTGGTGATCGTGTGGTGGTGATGCAACCGAATCCAGGTCGAATCAAGCGGATTGTTCCTGTTCATTTACCACACCCACGTGTTCGTGAAGATGTCCGACTTGCTGCGATTAGAAATGATATTTTGACTGATTTTAGTCATGCAGTCGAAGATCATTTAATAATCCCTATTGTTAATGATTTTAATAATTTTCAGTTTGCTTGGTAATCCCGGGTAAGCTGAATTTTATAATCATAAAAATAAATAAATTAATATAAAAATATTGGTTCTTATATTTCACGGTTTGCATATATTTAACTAGATCACTAATTTTTGTGATTGGGGAATCATGGATAAAGCTCGATGCTTTGAAAATATAATGAATGATCTGTAGGAAATAAAATGACCGTACTCACACAGCTTTCAGCCGCGATTGAAAATGCACCGCGTTGGCATGAATACAAGAAACATAGTTTAGATACCGTACAAATTACACCAATCGAAGGTGCATTGGGAGCGATTGTGACTGGATTAGATGCTAGCAAACCACAAAGCGGGGAAGTGATTCTCAAACTAAAAAAGGCATTGCATGAACATTTAATTTTGGTTTTCAAGGCACAAGACTTGGAAGACAATGACTTACTTGCGTTTGCCAGTTATTTTGGCGGAATTTTCCGGCCACCAACAGATGTTCCTGTATTGGCAACGCGTAACGATACCAATGCACCACCTGATATTGTACCCGTATCCAATGCGGTTGGAGAAGGTGATTATACAGGTCATGGGGAACTCACCCCGCATAGTGACCATCACTGGACACCACAGCCTTCTAGTGGATCTTTGCTTTACGCAATTGAACTTCCAAAAGATGGTGGTGCCACCAGTTGGTATAATACTGTTCAGGCCTATGAAGACCTTGATCAGGAAACCAAAGATGAAATCGAAGGGCTGCAACTGATTACGTATAATCCATTTTTACGCTTAAAGGATAAAAGCCCGATTCCAAAATATCGCTTTTCTAATCAACCGATATTAGGTGCTGCATTTCCGCATCCATTGGTTCGTACGCATTCTGAAAGTGGTCGTCGTGGTATTTATCTGGATGCACAAACCGAAGTTGAAGTTGTCGGATATGATGATCAAAAAGGTGCTGCATTGATCGAACGCTTAAGAGCCCATATTGTACAACCTCAATATCGTTATGAACATCAGTGGGAAATTGGCGATATTGTCTATTGGGATAACCAACTGACCTTACATTCGCGCACAGCCTTTCCCGCCGAGCAACGCCGTTTATTGAAACGTGTTAGTTTGGCGGGTGCAAGACCATTCTAAAGTTAAACTGAGCCAGCGAAAGCTGGCTTTTAATTTCCTGCTTTTGCCAATTCTGCTTCGATATAACTAATAATCATGGTGCTTAAACCTTTAACCATTTCATCAAAGCTAATCTGTGGGTTGGGTAAGATCAAGTGACGGGCTACATTGAAAATACTACTATTAATACTAATATAAGCGGTCACGCTAAGATT
This window harbors:
- a CDS encoding ABC transporter permease, which gives rise to MSITSTSKPRFNFNYLNVYGLVLPIAFIVLWAIASKLNWVNPKLIPAPFEVVQIAIHQFQQQEFWTGLGASLFRDLTGFVLGSILAIIFGIVVGVSRWANYLFLPSFNVLRQISLFAWLPLITTFLDYGNSAKILFIVLSVFYPVALHTIDGVRQIPLHQYEVAKVYQFNAWQTLSKLILPAAATQIFLGLQLGVIFAWVATIGAEFLLANYGVGLGNIVIRGRAALDVGLIVFGLIVIGFIGVAWNSLANLAERRILVWRR
- a CDS encoding ABC transporter substrate-binding protein; its protein translation is MHQPDWKKYLGRISSVIAMSVLLWGCSKPEPKVARSDGLESLEFKYLGSPGIVTPLELAEDLGYLAPIKLSYQGVSTGGPQGIQSALSGDSDISSPSFSGSAVKMVASGVPGTVVIAAYGTFDDPFAGYYVLEHSPIHSAKDLIGKKIGTNILSAQVEYMLKSYLKKGGLSPEQISQVTLVVLPPGSTEQALRSGHVDLAPLAGPAIERGGVRRLYRDYDLVGDLTTGSYVMANRYIAEHPNTTRKVVTGIAQAIEWSRQQSRDQVIARFEQILQKRKRPENGAMLKYWTQWGIPSSAGKFEDDDFKIWVDNLIEEGQLKQDQIDYKKIYSNQYNEYSQK
- a CDS encoding TOBE domain-containing protein, with the translated sequence MSIPQINVRNQFRGVVKEIIEGSVVSEVDVETPAGVFTSVITTRSVKNLNLELGSEVIVLIKSTEVALAKL
- a CDS encoding ABC transporter ATP-binding protein translates to MSTKLKIENVYKSFAAKKVKGAKVQAEDFVAVENLSLDVKAGEFVAIVGPSGCGKSTLLDLLAGLTTPTAGQILIDGQAIKKPGLDRGIVFQQYALFPWLTALQNIEFGLDAKGVSKEQRYQTAKYFLNLVGLAEFEHHYPNELSGGMKQRVAIARSLAYDPDILLMDEPFAALDAQTRETLQAELVKIWQQTQKTIIFITHSIDEAIYLGQRIAIMTSRPGRIKQVIEVPAELRSDQEDVRSRPEFSQLRHQIWSLLREEVLKAQEQEKQKQLVA
- a CDS encoding ABC transporter ATP-binding protein — translated: MTSFNVGSVQINHLNKSYGQYQDHALKVLDDVSLNIQAGEFVSIVGSSGCGKSTLLRLLVGLDDQFEGKILVDGQPIDGTSLKRGIVFQDHRLFPWLNVQDNIRVALLNSQLTRTEQDQLIDEHIELVGLNKFKDAYPAQLSGGMSQRVAIARSLINRPKILLLDEPFGALDALTRANLQKELQRIWQTEKITMIIVTHDVEEAVFLGDRVVVMQPNPGRIKRIVPVHLPHPRVREDVRLAAIRNDILTDFSHAVEDHLIIPIVNDFNNFQFAW
- a CDS encoding sigma-54 dependent transcriptional regulator; amino-acid sequence: MSFITYPQNHTLTRTERATAMVFEDQKSRDLLDRIEQIAPSEASVLIIGNTGTGKELVARQVHIMSQRSRGPFVAVNCGAFTESLAESELFGHEKGAFTGAINSKAGWFEAANHGTLFLDEVGDLSPAMQVKLLRVLQEREIVRVGSLKPIKLNVRVIAATNVHLDEAVQAGKFREDLFYRLNVALLKVSPLAERPGDILPLANFFIAQYCKRLGYPVASLSPSAIQKLLSYNYPGNIRELENAIHHALLVCKNHQIQPTDFCFASLSSSLNLRQISDLEKSTQTIPRTDLLPKQMLQHALLNLFESSHALKNENLDRLIEEATIRIAYEYCHRNQVQTAKLLGISRNIVRARLVKYGLVGNDKVVNIMLEELLN
- a CDS encoding TauD/TfdA family dioxygenase, producing the protein MTVLTQLSAAIENAPRWHEYKKHSLDTVQITPIEGALGAIVTGLDASKPQSGEVILKLKKALHEHLILVFKAQDLEDNDLLAFASYFGGIFRPPTDVPVLATRNDTNAPPDIVPVSNAVGEGDYTGHGELTPHSDHHWTPQPSSGSLLYAIELPKDGGATSWYNTVQAYEDLDQETKDEIEGLQLITYNPFLRLKDKSPIPKYRFSNQPILGAAFPHPLVRTHSESGRRGIYLDAQTEVEVVGYDDQKGAALIERLRAHIVQPQYRYEHQWEIGDIVYWDNQLTLHSRTAFPAEQRRLLKRVSLAGARPF
- a CDS encoding ABC transporter substrate-binding protein, which gives rise to MKQQNFRQFFKRRFKSLGQLCVLSLIVLSLIACGKQSDTPANQVHELRYQSLTSVVSLPELAEDLGYLGDLKLKYVGSVQGGPQDLQALTTGDVDVATAFDGAIIKLAAAGIKIKAVVASYGSDDKSWVGYYVPNNSQIHSARDLIGKKVAVNTLGAHYEFVLKDYLARQGLSNDEINQVEFVVLPPTNTEQALRAGQVDAAALVSIFQDKALERGGLRKLVSDTDLYGSFTAGSYVFTEKFIQQHPEVVKQFVTGVAKAVEWTKQTPREQVLARFKSIIEKRKRNESDVLMQYWRSYGVVSQGGLLNAAQYQRWIDLFVKRGEFKPNQVKADALFTNQFNPYARENKNVADDQRNKEHTQ
- a CDS encoding ABC transporter permease translates to MSSTKETLTFPKTIQSSSIYSSPKMSSFRSDLNLSWLSTSFKRSAAILLFLAIWEIVPRIGLVDSAFLPAFSTVLLSGWGLIQNGQLLTHLQASLIRSLSGFIFAIIVAIPLGLAIGWYTRFSEFLSPLLEVFRNTAALALLPVFILFLGIGESSKIALVTYACTWPILLNTISGVRNVDPLLIKSARTMGLSSIQLFRKVILPAAIPTIFVGVRLAGSFSVLMLIAAEMVGAKAGLGYLINYAQYNFQIPEMFFGIISITSIGLLFNYSLLAIEKRLTAWKIER